Below is a genomic region from Gracilimonas sp..
CTGCGGTCGGCACCACCTACCCAGGCGCCCATTACAATGTGAGGCATCATGGCCACAAACCAGTTATCAGCACTGTTTTGAGTGGTCCCTGTTTTACCCGCCACATCCTGTCGAACACCATATACATTTCTTAATCGAACTCCGGTTCCGTAGAAATCTTCACCACCACGGATTACACCACGCAACATATCAGTAATGATATAGGCTGTTTCCTGGCTGATTACTTCTTTGGTATAATCAGGATAAAATTCCTTTAGAATATTTCCTGCTCTGTCCTCAATACGTGTAATCGCTATGGGCTCAATATGAACTCCTTTATTGGCAAAAGTAGTATAGGCACTTGTTAATTCAAGGAGCGAGACTTCCGCTGTTCCCAACGCAATGGAAGGGTAGGCAGGAGTATTACTCATATCAATACCAAGATTGGACGCCATTGCTTTAATTTTGCGGGCAGCAGGGTCCAGTTCCCAGAGTTTATTTGTTCCGGGAGCTCCGGCAATTTCCGGAAGCAAACGAACGGTAACATTATTCATACTTCGTGCCAGGGCTTCTCTTAAAGATACATTGATCGGACCATCATGAACCGATTCATCTTTAGGATTCCATATTTTGCCAGCCCGGTCACGAAAGGTGACGGGAAACTTGGAAAACTTATGATATGGCTTATATCCATTATCAATAGCTACTGCATACACAAATGGTTTAAAGGTAGAACCAGCTTGCCGTCGGGATTGATAGACATGATCATATTGGACATTCCCGTAGTCCGTTCCTCCAACCCATGCTAATACTTTACCGTTGCTGGGTTCAATCGCCACAAAACCTGATTCAAGCTTGGTTCTTGCTCTTTTCACAGAGTCTACAAAAGCAGTGTCTGCAAACAGGGAGTCAAAAACGACTTTTTCAATTTTGGTGTCGTATTGAGAAAAACCATTTTTGTAACGATCGGTTTCCCGTAAAAACTGCCGAAGGAATAGTGGATTCTCATTCCAGAATTTATCCATGTATTCGCCACCTGGAGAAGTCCATTCATCTTCATAAATCTTTTGCAGCGAATCCAGCTTGGTTTTAACAGCCCGTTCGGCATGACGTTGTAACCTTGAGTCTATGGTGGTATAAATTACCAGTCCATCCTTGTAAAGATCATAACCATTTTCTTCCAGCCAGGGCTGAACTTGCTGGCGAACATATTCCCCAAAATAACGGCTTTGGCGGCCTGTCTTGAAAGGAGGATGATAATCCAGTTCGATGGGCTCTTCAGTCAAAGTCACATATTCCAGATCCGTTAAAAAGTTTCGTTTATGCATCTGAGAAAGAACAATGTCTCTTCTCTGTTTAGATCGCTCTGGAAAAATCCGGGGATTGTAGGCGTAAATAGCCTGTAGCGAACCAACCATCATAGCCGATTCATTTATATTTAATTCCTTGGCAGGTTTACCATAATGCGTTTGAGCGGCTGCTTCAATGCCGAAGGTCGAGTTTGGAAACTCCACTGTGTTCAGGTACATCTCGGCAATTTCACGTTTGGTATAGCGCTTTTCTAGCTGAGCTGCTGTAATCATTTCCCTGAACTTCCGGGCAATCGAAAATTCCTGACCAATTT
It encodes:
- a CDS encoding transglycosylase domain-containing protein: MSDDKNEPIDHKRYFNDPEYRKKVLKERKEKEKSAPSSSSPSYRKAWIWTGSIAGVLFLLVTGYVFYLFQGLPSADEFENPETAIASEVRSRDGVTLDKYFTENRKWVRYEDISPHVIDALVATEDHRFYTHWGIDMYATLAIPWHLINGRWQGASTISQQLARNLYKKIGQEFSIARKFREMITAAQLEKRYTKREIAEMYLNTVEFPNSTFGIEAAAQTHYGKPAKELNINESAMMVGSLQAIYAYNPRIFPERSKQRRDIVLSQMHKRNFLTDLEYVTLTEEPIELDYHPPFKTGRQSRYFGEYVRQQVQPWLEENGYDLYKDGLVIYTTIDSRLQRHAERAVKTKLDSLQKIYEDEWTSPGGEYMDKFWNENPLFLRQFLRETDRYKNGFSQYDTKIEKVVFDSLFADTAFVDSVKRARTKLESGFVAIEPSNGKVLAWVGGTDYGNVQYDHVYQSRRQAGSTFKPFVYAVAIDNGYKPYHKFSKFPVTFRDRAGKIWNPKDESVHDGPINVSLREALARSMNNVTVRLLPEIAGAPGTNKLWELDPAARKIKAMASNLGIDMSNTPAYPSIALGTAEVSLLELTSAYTTFANKGVHIEPIAITRIEDRAGNILKEFYPDYTKEVISQETAYIITDMLRGVIRGGEDFYGTGVRLRNVYGVRQDVAGKTGTTQNSADNWFVAMMPHIVMGAWVGGADRRIRFPEDTYIGQGARSALPIVGTFINYATADDEAYWKYDAFDPPPGFVMPEDPDKTQNELVKDKDKGRIGW